In Agarivorans gilvus, one genomic interval encodes:
- a CDS encoding alpha/beta fold hydrolase, with the protein MNRLLAIALLLLTSMLMGCTSKPVAPIPYLEYKSPQATNDNKKLLIMLRGLGGGHEIFEEHGLIDNIFANGYAFDVVVPAAHFGYYRAKSLSERLHNDIILPAREKGYEEFWIAGTSMGGLGALMYLTEYPGNIEGVILLSPYLGWGGVLDDIEEAGGLKAWTLSPYSPDNWQMHLWSWLWEYDQQTVKETEIYLGYGDIDFFTQGQKLLSEILPSGHTTVVSGGHTYRTLRKLWSDQSGGLVHHLPREAEHSPFQVAFYTP; encoded by the coding sequence ATGAACAGACTCCTAGCCATTGCTTTATTGCTCCTCACTTCAATGCTAATGGGTTGTACCAGTAAGCCGGTAGCGCCTATTCCTTATCTTGAATACAAAAGCCCTCAAGCAACTAATGACAACAAAAAGCTTCTTATCATGCTCAGAGGCCTTGGCGGTGGTCATGAAATTTTTGAAGAACACGGTCTTATCGACAATATTTTTGCGAACGGCTACGCCTTTGATGTGGTAGTTCCAGCCGCTCATTTTGGTTACTACCGGGCTAAGTCGCTAAGCGAGCGCCTACACAACGACATCATCTTACCCGCCCGAGAAAAGGGCTATGAAGAGTTCTGGATAGCGGGCACTTCAATGGGAGGTTTGGGCGCGTTGATGTACCTCACTGAGTATCCCGGTAACATTGAGGGGGTAATCCTACTCAGCCCTTACCTGGGCTGGGGCGGTGTACTTGATGATATTGAGGAAGCCGGAGGGCTTAAAGCGTGGACGCTTAGCCCCTATTCGCCTGACAACTGGCAAATGCATCTTTGGTCGTGGTTATGGGAATACGACCAACAGACCGTAAAAGAAACAGAGATCTATCTTGGTTACGGCGATATAGACTTCTTTACTCAGGGCCAGAAGCTTCTGAGTGAAATTCTCCCCAGTGGGCACACAACGGTGGTCAGCGGCGGCCACACTTACCGCACCCTACGCAAGCTATGGAGCGACCAAAGCGGTGGATTAGTGCACCACCTCCCGCGCGAGGCGGAGCATAGCCCTTTTCAAGTCGCTTTTTACACGCCATAA